Part of the Syntrophales bacterium genome is shown below.
CAGGTAGTACAACGCCAGACCTCTTCAAGTTCTACCTCCGGTATACCGAATGTAGCCTCGCGGATTAGCTTGCGCATACTGAAAGTTGTAACTTTATTCCAGGGGCAGACAGTATCGCATTTCCCGCATTGATAGCAGTACTTGACGGCGTCTCCGCCTAATTCTTTTATTTCATCTATAATATCTTTGAAGGGGGATTCAGTCTCCATGATTTTATCCCTTCTTTCGCATTAATGTTTTATTCCTTCTGTGACATTCGGGCAACGCTATCCACTAGATTTTGCAGACCATATTTGTCTGCCAATGATTTCAATCCTGTCTCCATCTCGCTCAACATCACTTCTTCTTCGACTTCCTCTTCTCTTTCTTCGTAAGTCAAAGCCTCAGCTAAGCACCACATAACACACAAAGGCTCTTCTTCGTCTTCACACATATCGCATTTAAGAGGAAGACCGGAATCGGGTTCTTTGAAAGCGTCCCTGGATGGGCAGGAAGCCCTGCAGAAGTCACACTCTCCGTATTCCTTTCCCTCAATCACATATTTGTCTCTGCCCATACATTCCGCTGGAGCATACTCACCAGCGTAGACAGGAAGAAAAACGTCTTCTATTGGTTTACGAATCAGACGAATACGGGACCTCTCCGGATTATTGCTGCTATATCTTGGCTCAGCGTGATAGGCAGAGCAGATAAGCTCACATGCCCGGCAACCATTGCACTTATCAACATCGACTTTGATTGTCTTGATTTTCTTCATAACTTTGCTCATTTTATAATCCCTCTCTGTTCTAAGTCTTCGGCAACATATGCCATATCCAATTCTTCTAAAGACTCTCTGGTAGGAACACCCTGATTATCCCAACCCTTAAATTTGTAATACGCATCTAAGAGTTCGGCTTCAAGTTCGGGAAATCTTTTCTTCCAATGGTTCTCAGGAGGCTTCTCATCCGCTCTCGTCAAGCCTCTTCTAACATTAAAGGCTCTAATCAAAGTTCGGTTCCTCTTGGTTGCCAGCGATAGTCCGTCTTCATCCATATCGACCCCCAGCGCTGCTGAGATAAAAGCCGGGTAATTGTGTATATGATAGGGGGGCTTCAGTGGAAATGACGACAAACCGGCGCACATTCCGAGGGCATCATCAATGTAATGCATCTTCTCCTGCCAGTCCACAATATCAACGGATGCTTCAACGGTTGGATAATATGGATTTGAGTATTCTCCGCGAAAGTCCCATTTCAGGAGATAATCCTTAAACTTTTCATCGGGAACCTGTATCCAATCCTTTACAAACTCTTCTCTCTCCTCCATCGTTGGGAAAGGCGCCTGAGGGAACTGTCCTTCTATTTGGGTAATATTTATCTTCTCGCCGGTGGAATACATAAGGAAATAAACGGGATTCAGCATTCCCAGCTTCAGAGGCAGCTGCTCATGTTTCTTAATGTTATTGTGAGCATATTCTTCTGCACCCTTGCCGATCTGTTGGGCAGCCCAATAAGTACCGTTGGCCAAAACATCTCCTATCCCTTCCCGCCGGACAATTCTGTCAAGTAACCAG
Proteins encoded:
- a CDS encoding (4Fe-4S)-binding protein, with translation MSKVMKKIKTIKVDVDKCNGCRACELICSAYHAEPRYSSNNPERSRIRLIRKPIEDVFLPVYAGEYAPAECMGRDKYVIEGKEYGECDFCRASCPSRDAFKEPDSGLPLKCDMCEDEEEPLCVMWCLAEALTYEEREEEVEEEVMLSEMETGLKSLADKYGLQNLVDSVARMSQKE
- a CDS encoding Fe-S oxidoreductase, yielding METESPFKDIIDEIKELGGDAVKYCYQCGKCDTVCPWNKVTTFSMRKLIREATFGIPEVELEEVWRCTT